TGTCTATGCAAAGCATGTTGTTGTCTAACTGCTCGAGCCCAGTGAGACATCATGGGTCATCAGCAAGAGCTTGAATTTGTCTCCACTCCTATTTACTTCCAAGATCACTTTCACATCAATATGTCAACTCATAGCTACCCTTCATTTATGACATCTGGCAAGACTAACTTGTTCTCCTTGAACATTGTTTCTTTGAGTGAATGTGAGACAAGCTGAGTTGTAAGTGCTTGATCTTTCTCTGCCCTCTGTCTCTTATTTaccccttttctttttctttttttatagaATCAACCAGGGAGCTGCTTGTCATCCTCATCACTGCCTCATTTGAGccaaagagagacagagcatGGTCTggtgtggctgctgctgttgctatgTGTGACGGACTGCAGTGGTGTCAATGGAGACCAAAGGCTATCGTGACCTCCTAGAGACCAGTGATGGTCAGGGGGTAAGCCTGCTGGATGGAGGGAGTGAGGTAGGCGTAGAGGAGGGATGGAGCACACCCTACCCTTTTGGTTTCCAGGTGTCTTTGACCACTGCGCTTATATTGGAGCTGGTTTTGGGCTTCAGTAGCAACTTGACAGTACTTGTACTATACTGTGCTCAATCCAACCTGGTGGATTCAGTCAGCAACCTTGTCACAGTCAACCTGCATGTGCTGGACATACTAGTTTGCGTGCTCTGCCTGCCACTGACTGTGGCTGTGATCCTGTTACCTGCTAATGAGAATGGAGTCAGCAGCCTGGCCACATTGTGCTGCTTCCATGAGGCCTGTGTCACATTCACCAGTGTGGCAACAGCAGTGAATGTGCTGGTGATAAGTTTGGACCGATATGATATCTCAGTGCGTCCAGCCAGTCGTCTGCTGACCCCCAAACGTGCAGCGCTGCTTCTGGCAGCAGTGTGGGCTGTGTCTCTTGCTGTCTTCTTCCTGCCCTTCCTTGAGGGGGACTTCTTCTCTTCAAGGGCTGAGGACAATGAGGATGTGGCAGGGGAAGGAAAGAACAGTGACTTTGAGCTTACTACTGAACTGACCCCCCTTTTTTCCTCCCACTCCCCTTCTTCTTTACCCACAAGTCATCCTTTCTCCCCTTCTCAACACCCACCTCCAGCTTGGCAGAACAGGACACTTCTGTGCGTAGGAGGGCAGGGATATTACACAGGCCTGGCTATGTACTACCACTTGTTACTTCAAGTGCCATGTTTCTTCATTGCTGTGGCTGTCATGTTGTTCACGTACTCCAGGATACTGCAAGCCCTCAATATTCGTATTGGCTCCCACATGATGAGGAGTACGCGTGCCAAGGACTCCACCTGCAGGATACGCTGCAGGAGCAAGAAGAGAAAGAGTCTGAGCCTGCCCACAGAGGTAGTGTCCTCTaaccagaatcagaaccagaacctcgcccatcctcctcttcttccctccCCTACCCCGACACCAACATCACCTCCACCCCTCTCCTCCATGCCCCAGGGGATGTCTGACAGTGGAGCAACAGTTACTACTGTCAGTACTGCTGCCACCACCCCCATCGCAACCACACCAGCCACTCCAGCTTCTCCGGTCCCAGCTTCAGCCTCGGCCCAGACCCATGCCACCTCACCACTGCCTGCCTCCTCGATGGGTGTCCAGGCATCAGTTTCCGCTATCATTGCCTTGAGGCGGGCAGTACGCAGACACAGAGACCGCCGAGAACGTCAACGTCGTGTCCTGAAAATGTCTCTTATAATAATTTCCACCTTCATTGGCTGCTGGGCCCCTCTGTCTGCAGTCAATGTTCTGATTCTGTGTCTGGGTCCCAGTGACAACCTGGTGCGGCTGCGCCTCTGCTTCTTAGCAATGGCTTATGGGACCACTatttttcatcctctgctctatGCTTTCACCAGGCAGAAGCTACGCCGTGCCCTCAAAACTCGAGTCAAGAAGAGGGTAGTGTCCCTTCTACAGGTGGACCCAGCTCCAAGTGGGGGGACCGTTATTCATAACTCCTGGGTGGAAGGGGGAGGCCAGAGGAAAGCTCGCAAGTCACGGGTAGAGGCCAGCGATGGCACCGATCGATGCCTCACAGATGTAGTGAGGGAATAAGGCAGCTCTTCAGACTGTGGTGTGcgagcgtgcgtgcgtgtgggtgggtgagggtgtgtgtgtgtgtgtgtgtttgtgtgcgtgtattTCATGTATTTAATATATCTTCCTAATTTGCTGTAGATGGGATGCACATGGATTTGAGCATGGATGTGAGAAAAATGAGAATGAGGTAGTTTATTAAGGTCAGGACGATTCCCATGACTTCTGATTCCATGCAGATGTGGAAACAGGTGAATCTTAAGCTCTAATTAGAGCCCATTCTCCATCGTCCCTACACAGGGCCTCATTAGTCCAATTCCTGACTGACAAGGTGGTCACTACATCTCCATGATAACTCTcgccctaaattatgaaaactaCTTGACTTTGGCTACTAAAAATAGTAGTGTACACCCTTTGAGTAGGGTTAGGATAATGATAGTAAATGTATTCTCATTGTCGCTCATGTAAGCACCTTCATCTTGCATGTGCATGTACATATGCACAGATAGACGCATATAAACACACTCAGATGTAAACTTGCACACTGAAGTATATTTAGTCATTAACTGTGAAAGCACACCAATATATACATGCACAATTTATCTCAGTGAGAAATATCTTAATGGAAGTCTGTGttccttttgcttttcttctgtCATGCCTTAATTGAGTCATTAATATATCCTCATGGTGCTGAATGTCCTGGAGATGTTTACAGTCTTATCAGATTGACATTTGTGATAGAGTGCACATACTGTGTAATGGGCAGCAGGGAAATTACAGGTGCAAACATTCAGATTCAAACTTTACAGGGTCACATAAAACTACCAGGAAAAACAGATTCAGATTTCATTTCCAGGATGCACCGTGATTGAGAGGAATGTGTTCAAGTTTTaactgacattttaattttacagcagtgtgtatgtgtgtgtcaataaTTATGTGCAATAAATAATGTACAAAGCAATGGCTCCTTGGATGTGAACAGCAATGTGAACTAagaattgtatgtttttattttatggttcagATATAGGGCGTTAATCTTCAGATCAACAGCAGCTTGCCAATGGGCATTATATGAAAGCAAATTACGCAGAACTGTAATTATGCAGGCCACTGTAATACTACTGAAATGAAATCCCTCCAGTCTTACTGTGAATAAGTGCGATACTTGGGGGAAACTGTCTCTGCAGTGAGTGCAGGTGAATGTAACAACCTCTGGCGTGGAGCATTTCCTCATCTGGCAGTTTTTTGCTCTGGAAAGCAGAGTCACTCCTTTTGGACGGCACCTTGAATGGCTGAGACAGGCCCCTATCGGCTTCTGGACATATTGCATTATGAACAGTatgtgtctctctttctcctcaggGCTTCATGTCTCATTCTGAATATGCTGGACATAGAATGAAAAACCAGCCCATCAACCATCTGATGTATTATGGGTGTTACAGTAGGTAAAGATTTATCTCATTAAGTAGGTCTTGTACTCTTTAAAGTTAGACTGAGAGCCTGTTGAGCTTTGGACTCACAATTACCACCTCTTTTACACTTTGTGTGAGCCAGACAGAAGACATTAATGCTTGTTTGTTAATGTATAATGTTTTTCAGGGATGTAAATACTGAAATTTCTGTTTCTGGTTTttgtccaaaaagaaaaagttttgttttggtcACAATCATCTGCCGGACAGAAAATCAGCCATGATAATGAACTCTCAGCGAGTTAATAAGTTTCTCTAAAGAGAAATATATGTATTTGtgttaatactgtatgtgtgcactgtactgtacatttatgaccAAGTGTATAGGGAAATATCAGTATTGTATAAGATTTATATTAAGTGTCATTATATAGAACAATGGCAAATCTGTATTAAAAAGGGTGATCTAAGTattagtttttcattttactgtGTCTATTCACACATGTTTTATGTCCAATATGTCTCTGAAAATTCAAAACACcgattttaatgcattttcaattttcttttacttttatattttcatactTTAACAATACCTGCTATAATTTTAGAATGAAGAGAAATGTGTTTATGGGCAGTTTTAAGCTCACTGAACCTAAAGGTGATGAAACtaacaaagagaaaaaataagaaaaaattactgttttaattttcaatgtAATAATTACAAACTTAATAAGAACCatttcagtcagaaactgcaacatcccgcgaatggtaggtcagggtaccctgaaagtagtacctgacaagtgcatagctttgacatttaagggtagatcaaagctatgcactagctttgaccatagatcaaagctattgcataggtagatcaaagcactagctttgatctatggtcttacaatggctttctccctcgtctttctattttatccagtccctgagtgtacaaaagttgaaatttgaccttgatctagttttctcaaggtcaaggtaatctcattttcatcacctttgccgcccaagtaatgtgttttatgtttcatctttctctctgcaacggttgtgaagatatttggtgaacgaACGGACGGaaggacgaacacacgaacactgacaattacgtCACCGCTTTAATGAAGGATGAAATAATCCAAATTCTTCACTTTCACAGAAAATTACATATTGAATGGTCACCAAACATCATTTGTATGATGATTCATTTGAATGGTAGACTGCTCTGGAATTCAGAAGTTTGATCTGCCACGGAAGAAGAAAATTCTGTGTGATGATTTACAGTCCTTAGAAAATTTTGTTACTGGACTTTTATTACCAATGCAGCTGTATTAAGATAATCTTATCTAGAAGCTGCTTTGATTCATCCTGCTCAGAaattcctccctccatcttcctGTGGGCCCTCCTGATCTATTCTGTCTCTTTTCTCCTAGCTGTCCCTCCCTTTCCTTCTTGTCCCTCTCTTCACTCCTCGTCTTTTCTCAGATCCCTAAAATTAGAAACTTTATCCCACATACTTGCATACTTCCATACACTGAACAGTGCCGTGCCCAACTGTGATGTGATAATTGTTAATCACCGGTACTTATTTAGAGGAAAGGTAAACATCTTTTTTGATATCTCAGTCTCTTGTtgccagaaaaaaatctgtttgctCATGTGCTGCATATGAAAGTGTTTGCTGCCTCACTGATTTTTCCTGTGAAACAGCATTATAGATTCCTCCCTCTTGCTTGATAATCTTATCaatctcctcttccttcacacACTCCCTTCCTCTCTTGGTTCTCCTTCTCTTCACTCCTATGCACTCATGTCTTATCCATACTCAGTCCCTCCTGAACAAAATAGGGAAAGCTGCAGCATCTGAAAAGGAAGGAAAGTCACCTTGGGGATGACTGAGGAACAAAGAGATgatgagagagaatgagagacaATAAGGAAGAGAGAttagagaagaagagagaagggagGCTGGCAACAAGACATCTTATGACTAATAAAGGGACAGCACTGCATCGCCGCAGAGCCccactacaaaaaaaaaagaacgaacAGAACGATAACATGAAGTGTTGTTACTCTCTACCACTGCTGACCTTGTGAAATTCTATAATTTTGCCTCTGATCACCACTCAGCTAACATGTCTTCACATTTatatgttgaaaaaaacttAACGTGTTGAGTTAGGAATAGCCAACAAATACTAATTGATGGTGACAAGGATAAAATTGATGTAAATAAAGTGCATTTGATGATACATGCTGATCAAATGCCTCATAGAGCAGGTTTGTCCAAACTACGGCCCATGGGCCATCTGCAATctatttttaatctatttttaaaatattatggaATATGACTCAGGCATCAAAATATTACTTGACTGAGTTGTCACCACCAGTGGACCTGCTCATATTCATTGAGAACTCATCAATATATCAACCTCTCCCTCCAAATTAATTAAATCAATCATCTTCTTATCTGCGTCTGGGTAACGAGTCATGCTGCAGCATATCTCGGTTGTATACTCTGGAGGAGTCGCCAGCACATTGTAGAACCACATGAAAaacgaacaaccactcacacacacacctacagaaaaATTTTCCAGTGACCAAGTCACCTAAGTTGCAtgtccaaagttgtttaaatcaatccactggactttaagaaacgtacttaaagtccagtggattgatttaaacagctttggataatcatgacctggataactgagaatctacacagacatctaAGTTGCATGTATTTGatggtggaaggaagctggagaacccgcaCAGACAAGTGCAGAACAtaaaaaccagggctttgaaccagaaaaTTTGCCAATAGgagagtcagtcagtcatcttcttaacccgcttaatcgCGGTTGCGGAGGagctggtgcctatcccggcagtctcagggtgtgaggcgggggacactccgggcaccacggagccacatagagacaaacaatcactcactcacactcactcctatggtcaatttgggaccggccaatcaacctgaagcgcatgcttttggaggtgggaggaagccggagaacccacgcagacacgggaagagcatgcgaactccgcacagagctggactcgaacccgggtccgccgttttgtgaggcagcagcgctaaccactgtgccaccgtgccgccgaAAGAgaatttaaagaacaaaaaatatgagaaaatgaATAAGTCCTTATAGAAGTGAAAAGGATATTGTGTGCATGAGTACTGAAACAGAATGTTAGTCCTACATCCATGCTGATCGAGCAGAGAAGGCTAAACAAAATGGCAGTTAGCCTGCAAACGCAATAATATTTTTTCCATACAAGACAATGTCACCATAGTCAGCTATGGGGTGTAAGGATGGTGAATTCTTAAAACATTACCTCATTAAAATCacataaattatgaaaagaCGTTGGAACTCAACAATATGAGCATGTCCAGAGACACAGTTGCCTTGACTTGTTTGCAACTTAAACCACCTAGTGTGACAAAAAAACGTCTTCTTTTGATTTTTACTTAATTGCATGTGACAAAAGCACAGATACCAAAGACTCTACGCAGCTGTTCATTTTCTGCGGGGAGTCGATGAAAACTTTTGAATTACAGAAGAGTTGTTTGATCTCAGTCGTTCAAGGGACACAACAACGAGTTGTCATAGCAGTGGAAGAGCGTTTGAAATTAGAACTTATTGAGATGCAGTGTGATGATTCTCTGAAGTTGCAAAATCAGCTTCTCTCCCTTCCTGACTTCTACTGGAGCTCGTAAAAGGACAAGTTTCCTCTGATGTGACactacacaaaaaaacaacgagTATATTAGGCTcaacataaatactgtatgtggagTAACATTTTGTCTATTAACAAAAGCAGATTGACAACCAAAATTCCCAACAGCCATCTTTGTGATGTTAGTTGATgtgttcataataataataataataataataataataataataataataataataattattattattattattattattattattattattattattattattattattattattagaaccaaggcagttaGAAACCGCAACATTCCatgacaaccctgaattcaaattttactCTGATCTACTTTCAGGATAGGTCAGTGTATGTTGTGGGAACTTGCAGTctttgaatttaacattttaccctgacgtaggtcagggtaaatcaaagcagtgacgtgtggtcaggggaggcaagtgaggcacggcctcacttGCCataatgagaggaaaaaaataataaatggaagaaataaattaaatggttatatttatccagtgatgtgtattataaagttattttctgttcaacatcaccaattttaggttatttttactcaaaaacacagaattttcacatttagggctgaaatacagagaagagacctgtggtgagacaccagccagctgaacctcaccatggattgtgcaATGGCTCGAGTAGCTGTACTgatatgctatacagtgagaccgtaatgctatctctttAAAgtatatgtcactattaaaatgttccaaCACGTTTGCTCTGTGAACTAACTATCCATAATtgagctaatgtatataatgcaCAGTGTTtatttgtcaacaactgcatgagtgtaacatctttcttgagttgagcagtcctgaaaccgctggaaAAAGGCACTACGTGAGGCACGATGCTGTCGTGCCCCATTGGTAGGGGCGCTGATGATCCCAGAGATTTTGCCAAGGACAAATCCCTGGgatccattcatttgttttccgctcgccttgccttactatataattttttttcgcttcttttgttcagaaggagcggcgcatgggcTTCATTTATAAGTcaacgtaacatataaacaaacatgtaggaaacaacataacctattttttgatcaaatgtgcttatttgtgtgttacagtttgtacgtgtaaataattctgctatgagacttcaAGCATagcccactcactgttgataattaaatggtgactgagttacactgtaggttcatatgtttgtaaatcttattatgatgagatcagtgcctcaccagccatgaatctcactgcacgtcactgaATCAAAGCGTAgttagatcaaagcactagctttgatctatggtcttactcacactggccttctccctcgtctttctatcttattcggttcctgagtgtacacaagtttaaatttgaccttgacctaattttctcaaggtcaaggtcatcatctcatgttcaccccctttgccgcccatgtgcattttgtttcatctttctatcggAAAGGACTGGACATGCGATCACCATTACAGTCATAAATAGTTAAATTCCTTTAAGTTGCAGGGTGGCAAAGTAACACACAGTAGGTACATGTATGTAAATGACATCTATGTACCTATGTATGGATCTTGTCCCAGCTGGCCATGTGACAAACAGATGATAAACATCTGTTGTTATTAATGAGTTTAATATAAAAGATGCTTTTCTAAAGTTCTCAGATATCCATTTGGGCAACAACTCTGCGTCTATCCTTATTTTACCTGTTTTCATAACATAACATTCTAAaggataaaacaaataattatgtGAGTTTTGACATTTGGCATCAGAAATCAggtaaatagatagatagatagatactttatttatAACATAATCTACAAGTCAAAATTGTGTGTCACCATGTACTTTAACAGTATCTAATAGTGGGACATTCTACTAATCTAGTAGCAAAAGATGACGTTAATGTGATCTTTGACGTAaccctgttttttgttttaaatcccCCATGCTGTGTAAGTTGCGGAACAAAATATAGAGTAGAAATAGACCTCAGCAATCTAAAAATTGCCACACGCCTATAATTAAAAATTGACATATTTTGTCCAATGTTGGTTTTGAACTTCACTTCCTTTTTCTGTGAGCGCAAAGTTTCATTATTAACACAATCAGAAAGCATTTAGTTCACTGCTCCAAGCATGAGTTTCAGTAATTGAAAAGAAACCATGTGACTAAATTTTCAGCAGGGGGCGCCATTGTCCAATATATTATTGGTCTACTGTATGGTACAACGATCCAATCTTTAATTCGTACAGGACGGTGATATttgttaaatgtgtgtatagTTGGGGTAtttctgtaaaaatacagtaagttAAAAATGCATGACACATTTTGTTGGAGATGAcataatagatagatactttattaatcccggaggaaattgtacaataATCAGTACATTAAATGTCTTCGTggtaaatgtcatttaaaaataggATACACTAGATGATGTTTTACTATTATATATtatagtatatattatatattatatatatatatattatagtaTATTCATGTTTATAACATACAAATGACTTTATGTACACAAGTTTAACCTAATGCAAGAACAGAGTTTGCTTTTGATACAGTGGCATAAGGtagtaatattaatatcaaCGTTGAATTAATATAAAACCGTATATCAATATCATAATTTCTTTACTGGAATGTACCCTAGAGAGCAGTTTGTTGCTACTTCATAATCACACACCAAATTTACTATTTTCCCTCACTTTCTTTCATGGATTTTCAGGACTTTGTGACTTTATAAGTTTTTCTATGAATCTTTTGCAACCTATCTTTAATCTCAAGATCAGTAGTCTGTGAGTTAAGAAGTAAATGTTCTTTCAAAATCTTCTTACTGTACAGGCTGTTGTCAGACCACCATCTGTATTTTTAACCttgtaaacaaaatatattattcATCCCCTAATTAGTCTTCACCGCTTGTTCAGTATTTCACCACGTTTTCTTTGCCAGTGATGCTCTAACAGTTCAGATGTCGCTCTTTAGTTTATTTATACACACCTTAGCAAATGGAAATTGAACTCTGTGAACTCCGATCAAAACAAGTgctgttctttgtgtgtgtgcgtgtgtgtgtgtgtgtgtgtgtgtgtgtgtgtgtgtgtgtgtgtgtgtgttagcgtgtttGCATAGCAAACAGAAGGAGCGAGTGTGTTTGgatttgttatttaatttggAGAAATTCTgcatttaaacactttttatgtGGTTTTACTTTGAAGAATTACATAATATTTCTAAAGATAATAACACGTGTTCTTCAGGGATGACAGATAAgtaacagcaataataatattCCTCTCTTTTAAGCTACGGACATATACTTGGTaaatgatcagtattgattTACATGAAAACCTAAGTTTGTTTCAAATGACTCTAATATGTATAACAACATTGGTTTCATTGctattataaatgtttttttagtcaCGTATATGAAGTGACTAAATTTAACTTGAGTTGTTTTAAACAACAAAATCTGTCACTGTAATTCTCCAACAGTAAGCTCaagatattattaaaaaaaacatttaaatactgtagttcatTGTGAATCATTAACTCCTAAGCATAATGAAACTCCTTAACAGTCACACCTTAAAAGAATATGAGCTATAACACAGGGTGTAGCGTTAGCATGTTGGTGTGTTTTAGCTCTTCGAGGTCAACTTCAGCTCTGGCCTGCTCAACACTGAACGTGCTTAAAGCATGGTGTTCTAATCATTCACTGAGTACAGCAGTCAGGTTTTTACCACAGTTGAGTCTCTACCAAATATAGCAATTAACACTCATATCAACGACTTTAGCTGGCACAAAAAGCCAATTCAGGCGTAACTAACAGAGTTGAATATATTGGTGCTAAATTAGTCTTTGGGTCTTTCCATGGAAAGTGATAAGATTGGATCTTggaattattttctgttacctattcattttaattctttaaaataaaaagggtGTCACAATAATACCaacattaaaacacttttgcgCAGCCACTTATTTGTTTCCACAACACATGATGAGAGAGAAGACTtttccccaaccctaacccaaatcaGCAAgtaagatgaagaaaagacagaGCGAGATCAGCATGCAGGCCACCAAGCCAGAGCAGCAGTGATCTGAAGATGCTTATTTTGATTTAGAAAGAAAGACAGTAGTCCTTAGCGGTCTGGTTCGCAAAAAAGAGCTTTCGAACACAAATGAGTACAGAGTGGTCTCGAGTACTCTCCTGGAAGAAATGCTGctttattacacattattattacacaTGGATATATTATCTAGACTGCACTAAATGTACAGATAGTGTCATCAGGAAAATTTTCTGTGTAGACATTTTCAGTTCATGTGTGCACGCTGGAagtgtgtatgtgcacacagTGCATCTTTTCAGCCAGATCAGCTTCTCTTGTTATGATTACGGCGTGACGACTCAGATGTCATAGACTCAGCAGTTATGTTTAGTTAGTGCATCAGCACTCCAGACAGAGAACAGGATGAGCACTTCCTGTATTTACCCAGATCACTCCCTGCTATAGTTCCTCTTTTCAGACCTCAGATTGCACTTCTGTTCCCTCAAGTAGACATCAGTGTACTGGCCC
This sequence is a window from Antennarius striatus isolate MH-2024 chromosome 5, ASM4005453v1, whole genome shotgun sequence. Protein-coding genes within it:
- the LOC137595591 gene encoding G-protein coupled receptor 22, translating into METKGYRDLLETSDGQGVSLLDGGSEVGVEEGWSTPYPFGFQVSLTTALILELVLGFSSNLTVLVLYCAQSNLVDSVSNLVTVNLHVLDILVCVLCLPLTVAVILLPANENGVSSLATLCCFHEACVTFTSVATAVNVLVISLDRYDISVRPASRLLTPKRAALLLAAVWAVSLAVFFLPFLEGDFFSSRAEDNEDVAGEGKNSDFELTTELTPLFSSHSPSSLPTSHPFSPSQHPPPAWQNRTLLCVGGQGYYTGLAMYYHLLLQVPCFFIAVAVMLFTYSRILQALNIRIGSHMMRSTRAKDSTCRIRCRSKKRKSLSLPTEVVSSNQNQNQNLAHPPLLPSPTPTPTSPPPLSSMPQGMSDSGATVTTVSTAATTPIATTPATPASPVPASASAQTHATSPLPASSMGVQASVSAIIALRRAVRRHRDRRERQRRVLKMSLIIISTFIGCWAPLSAVNVLILCLGPSDNLVRLRLCFLAMAYGTTIFHPLLYAFTRQKLRRALKTRVKKRVVSLLQVDPAPSGGTVIHNSWVEGGGQRKARKSRVEASDGTDRCLTDVVRE